A stretch of Gossypium hirsutum isolate 1008001.06 chromosome A06, Gossypium_hirsutum_v2.1, whole genome shotgun sequence DNA encodes these proteins:
- the LOC107944068 gene encoding cytochrome P450 82A3-like, with protein sequence MDYFHSVTATSTVAIIAFPLLFLFSFLWISRGNTNSKKTAPEAGGAWPIIGHLRLLGGPQPPHISLANMADKYGRIFTIKLGVQRALVVSNWEVAKECLTINDKAFATRPNLACAELMGYHKAMIGFAPYGPHWRQMRKFTTIELLSNHRLNLLKHVRESEVKASLQQL encoded by the coding sequence ATGGATTATTTCCATTCAGTCACAGCAACTTCAACTGTTGCAATCATTGCTTTTCCACTActgtttcttttctctttcctatgGATCTCAAGAGGAAACACAAACTCGAAGAAAACAGCACCAGAAGCTGGTGGAGCATGGCCTATTATTGGCCATCTCCGCCTCCTAGGAGGGCCACAACCACCTCACATAAGCTTGGCTAACATGGCTGACAAATATGGAAGAATATTCACTATCAAGTTGGGTGTACAGAGAGCTTTGGTGGTGAGCAATTGGGAGGTTGCGAAAGAATGTCTTACCATAAACGATAAAGCGTTTGCAACTCGTCCAAACCTTGCATGCGCGGAGCTTATGGGTTACCACAAAGCCATGATTGGCTTTGCACCATATGGACCTCATTGGCGTCAAATGCGTAAGTTCACCACTATTGAGCTCCTCTCAAATCATCGCCTCAATTTGCTCAAACATGTAAGGGAATCCGAGGTGAAGGCATCACTGCAACAGCTATAA
- the LOC121230686 gene encoding cytochrome P450 82A3-like, which yields MKKVAKDLDQVAEEWLREHKEKRAENVANSEEDFMGVLLSILSDTEEHEADTINKATTAEDTSSITMTWALSLLLNNRDALSKVKQELDIYVGKDKLLLIESDIKNFVYLQSVIKETLRLYPAAPLSVTHEAIEDCSEDPLEFRPERFITTHKDIVVRGYDFELIPFSSGRRMCPGYLFALKILELTLANVLHWFEFETPSGEIVDMRESPGLTNPKATPLEVHITPRLPTFVYQSTN from the exons ATGAAGAAGGTAGCCAAAGATTTGGACCAAGTTGCGGAGGAATGGTTACGAGAGCACAAGGAAAAGAGAGCTGAAAATGTGGCAAATAGTGAGGAAGATTTCATGGGAGTGCTACTATCTATTCTCAGTGATACAGAGGAGCATGAGGCCGATACCATCAACAAAGCCACCA CGGCGGAAGATACCTCGTCGATCACAATGACATGGGCTTTGTCCTTATTACTCAACAATCGTGATGCGTTGAGCAAGGTCAAACAAGAACTAGACATTTATGTTGGCAAGGATAAACTCCTACTGATTGAATCAGACATCAAAAACTTTGTGTATCTTCAATCTGTGATTAAGGAAACACTACGCCTATACCCTGCTGCTCCACTTAGTGTAACCCATGAAGCTATTGAAGACTGCTCA GAAGATCCCTTAGAATTTCGACCAGAAAGATTTATAACTACTCATAAAGACATTGTTGTAAGAGGATATGACTTTGAATTAATTCCATTTAGTAGTGGTAGAAGAATGTGCCCTGGATATTTGTTTGCGCTTAAGATTTTGGAACTTACATTAGCTAATGTGCTACATTGGTTTGAGTTTGAGACTCCTTCAGGCGAAATTGTTGATATGCGTGAATCTCCAGGACTGACAAATCCTAAAGCAACTCCATTGGAAGTTCATATAACTCCTCGCCTTCCTACTTTTGTTTACCAATCTACCAATTAA